The Candidatus Binataceae bacterium genome includes a region encoding these proteins:
- a CDS encoding DUF4147 domain-containing protein, with amino-acid sequence MATRPNTPPHADLGKIYRAAIDAVEPGALIAKALASDEIDSMLAGSPRIFLLAIGKAARAMALQAEKSIGAKLTGAIAVVPEGLATPQSDSRVRFLVGAHPLPDERSVAAADAALAMLSQAQPDDLVIVALSGGASAMFVKPVTDVPLADKIATTKFLLRAGANIRELNLVRKHLSQVKGGGLVRAINGARVLTLILSDVPGNDLATIGSGVTAADPTTFADAIAVLKRRTIWGRTPESVRDPLERGVAGEIAETVKSGDPIMSRVTNMIIGDNSTALDAAEVAARDLGHTVMRAPALSGEAADLARTLAHYLRSIRDKNVCVLSGGEPVVTVRGSGRGGRAQHLALALAIELAGNANIAALCAGTDGIDGPTDAAGAYVFPDTLGRAEALSLSAPDALRRADAYTFFKQLGDSLVTGPTGTNVTDVFIGLVNQS; translated from the coding sequence ATGGCGACGAGGCCGAACACTCCGCCGCATGCCGATCTTGGAAAGATCTATCGCGCCGCTATTGATGCGGTCGAGCCGGGAGCATTGATCGCGAAGGCGCTGGCCAGCGACGAAATCGACTCGATGCTCGCCGGATCACCACGCATCTTTCTCCTCGCTATCGGCAAGGCTGCGCGCGCGATGGCTCTGCAAGCTGAGAAGAGCATCGGCGCGAAGCTTACCGGCGCAATCGCGGTTGTGCCCGAAGGATTAGCGACGCCGCAATCCGATTCGAGAGTGCGGTTCCTGGTTGGCGCGCATCCGCTGCCCGACGAGCGATCCGTCGCCGCTGCGGATGCCGCTCTTGCGATGCTGTCACAAGCTCAGCCCGACGATCTCGTGATCGTCGCGCTGAGCGGCGGTGCCTCCGCGATGTTCGTGAAGCCGGTCACTGATGTTCCCCTTGCCGACAAGATCGCGACGACAAAGTTCCTGCTGCGCGCCGGCGCGAACATCCGCGAGCTGAATCTCGTGCGCAAGCATCTGTCGCAGGTGAAGGGCGGCGGGCTCGTGCGGGCAATCAACGGTGCGCGAGTGCTCACATTGATTCTGTCGGATGTTCCGGGCAACGATCTCGCCACGATTGGCTCGGGCGTTACCGCGGCTGACCCCACGACGTTCGCCGATGCGATCGCAGTGCTCAAGCGTCGCACTATATGGGGCCGCACGCCCGAATCCGTTCGCGATCCTCTCGAACGCGGAGTCGCGGGCGAGATCGCCGAGACGGTCAAGAGCGGCGATCCGATCATGTCGCGCGTGACTAACATGATCATAGGCGACAACTCGACCGCGCTCGATGCCGCCGAAGTCGCCGCGCGCGATCTCGGCCATACCGTGATGCGTGCTCCCGCGCTCTCCGGCGAAGCTGCGGATCTCGCGCGCACGCTGGCACACTATTTACGCTCGATTCGCGACAAGAATGTCTGCGTGTTATCGGGAGGCGAGCCTGTAGTCACCGTGCGCGGTTCGGGCCGCGGCGGACGCGCGCAGCATCTGGCGCTCGCGCTTGCGATTGAGCTCGCCGGCAATGCGAATATCGCAGCGCTATGCGCCGGCACCGACGGTATCGATGGGCCGACCGACGCCGCTGGAGCTTACGTGTTCCCCGACACTCTCGGGCGCGCCGAAGCGCTCTCGCTGAGCGCCCCCGATGCGCTTCGTCGTGCGGACGCATACACTTTCTTCAAACAACTCGGCGACTCGCTCGTCACCGGTCCGACTGGAACTAACGTCACCGACGTGTTTATCGGGCTCGTGAATCAGAGCTAG
- the rpiA gene encoding ribose-5-phosphate isomerase RpiA, which yields MPAASEKQLDALGRYALKLVKPGQVLGLGTGRAASAFIKALGESGVKVRGVPTSNGSAELGRSVGIEVVELSDVARIDIDFDGADEVDSRLNLIKGYGGALVREKIVVASSRRFVVLVGEEKVVPRLGTRGSLPVEIVPFALPLVTRAVKSLGLKALLREKDGQTFRTDNGNFILDCKLKPIANAAKLDRDLLAIPGVVGTGIFIGMSDIVLIANADGTIKTLRPKS from the coding sequence ATGCCTGCCGCGAGCGAAAAACAACTCGATGCTCTAGGGCGCTATGCGCTGAAGCTCGTCAAACCGGGCCAGGTGCTGGGCCTCGGCACGGGCCGCGCCGCGAGCGCATTCATCAAGGCGCTCGGTGAGAGTGGGGTCAAGGTGCGGGGCGTGCCGACCTCGAATGGGAGCGCGGAGCTTGGACGCTCGGTCGGAATCGAGGTGGTGGAGCTGAGCGACGTCGCTCGCATCGATATCGATTTCGACGGCGCCGACGAAGTCGATTCGCGCCTCAACCTGATCAAGGGCTATGGCGGCGCGCTGGTGCGGGAAAAGATCGTAGTCGCCTCGTCGCGCCGCTTCGTGGTGCTCGTGGGTGAGGAGAAGGTCGTGCCGCGCCTCGGAACGCGCGGCAGCCTGCCGGTGGAGATCGTTCCGTTCGCGCTGCCTCTTGTCACGCGCGCAGTGAAATCGCTCGGTCTGAAAGCGCTGCTGCGCGAGAAAGATGGTCAGACGTTCCGGACCGATAACGGCAATTTTATTTTAGATTGCAAACTGAAGCCGATCGCGAATGCCGCCAAGCTCGACCGCGACCTGCTCGCGATCCCAGGGGTGGTCGGCACAGGAATCTTCATCGGCATGTCCGACATAGTGCTAATCGCCAACGCCGACGGCACCATCAAAACCCTCCGCCCCAAAAGTTGA
- the folE gene encoding GTP cyclohydrolase I FolE yields MNRVATNGHAKPSASASREKLEREKVEEAVRTILRFMGEDPDREGLERTPQRVTKAFEYFSAGYRKDPKEAINGALFTEEDYQEMILCKDLDFYSLCEHHLLPFMGKAHVAYLPNRKIVGLSKLARMVEIFARRLQVQERMTTQIARTLMDEIDPLGVAVVLEAEHMCMRMRGVEKQNSFVTTSAMLGVFRTNVETRHEFINLLRQGHR; encoded by the coding sequence ATGAACCGGGTCGCCACCAATGGCCACGCGAAGCCATCTGCCAGTGCGTCGCGCGAAAAGCTCGAGCGGGAAAAAGTCGAAGAGGCGGTGCGCACGATCCTGCGCTTCATGGGCGAGGATCCCGATCGCGAAGGCCTCGAGCGCACACCGCAGCGCGTCACCAAGGCGTTCGAGTATTTCTCCGCCGGCTATCGCAAGGATCCCAAGGAAGCGATCAACGGCGCGCTCTTCACCGAGGAAGACTACCAGGAGATGATCCTGTGCAAGGACCTCGACTTCTACTCGCTCTGCGAGCATCACCTGCTGCCGTTCATGGGCAAGGCGCACGTCGCCTACCTGCCGAATCGCAAGATCGTCGGGTTGTCCAAGCTCGCGCGGATGGTCGAGATCTTCGCCCGCCGCCTCCAGGTGCAGGAGCGGATGACGACGCAGATCGCGCGTACTTTGATGGATGAGATCGATCCGCTGGGCGTTGCCGTGGTGCTCGAGGCCGAGCACATGTGCATGCGGATGCGCGGCGTCGAGAAGCAGAATTCCTTTGTCACGACCTCGGCGATGCTCGGCGTGTTCCGTACCAATGTCGAGACCCGTCACGAGTTCATCAACCTGTTGCGGCAAGGTCATCGCTAG